The Choristoneura fumiferana chromosome 10, NRCan_CFum_1, whole genome shotgun sequence genome has a segment encoding these proteins:
- the LOC141432085 gene encoding kelch domain-containing protein 3 — protein MKWTVRLEGGPRRVNHAAVCIGDKILSFGGYCSTEDYKDWEPIPIHVLNTDTLRWSAVNYKQLDVVPFQRYGHTAVAYGDKVFMWGGRNNAVACDTLTIFNTRTLEWSTPPVSGVIPYAKDGHSACVIKDKMYIFGGFEYLTDQYSQEVHCLNLKSYEWQFIDAKGTPPSHRDFHTAVAVGDRMYIFGGRGDLNSPYNSQEEIYCPQIYYLDTKTEVWVALNPTSVWPEGRRSHSAWYYKGYMYIFGGYNGNTKTHFNDLFRYSIQDNYWELVNVKGVLPTKRRRQACIVHKDKMFLFGGTSPEAKKSIRPDNQDDNETLLDNNDLYILDLAPTLKTLSILAVLEYNLDQSSLPRDIILDIRSMSTPNRISRPINQAG, from the exons atgAAATGGACCGTTCGACTTGAAGGCGGGCCGCGGCGAGTTAATCACGCCGCGGTCTGCATCGGAGACAAAATCCTATCATTCGGAGGATATTGTTCTACCGAGGACTACAAGGATTGGGAGCCGATTCCTATCCATGTACTAAATACGGATACCCTAAGATGGTCAGCGGTTAACTATAAGCAGCTAGATGTTGTGCCATTTCAGAGGTACGGGCACACTGCGGTAGCTTACGGCGATAAG GTGTTCATGTGGGGCGGTAGAAATAATGCTGTAGCTTGTGACACACTGacaatatttaatactagaacATTAGAATGGTCCACACCCCCTGTATCAGGAGTAATTCCATATGCCAAAGATGGCCATTCTGCATGTGTCATAAAAGATAAAATGTACATTTTTGGTGGTTTTGAATATCTTACTGACCAGTATTCACAAGAAGTTCATTGTTTGAACCTGAAGTCTTATGAATGGCAGTTTATTGATGCTAAAGGTACACCACCGTCGCATAGAGATTTTCATACTGCTGTGGCAGTTGGCGATAGAATGTACATATTTGGTGGTAGAGGCGATTTGAATAGCCCCTACAACTCACAAGAAGAAATCTATTGCCCACAAATATACTATTTAGATACTAAAACGGAAGTATGGGTAGCACTTAATCCTACCAGTGTTTGGCCGGAAGGAAGACGGAGTCACTCTGCAT GGTACTACAAGGGCTACATGTACATCTTCGGCGGATATAATGGCAACACAAAGACTCATTTCAATGATCTCTTCAGATATTCAATACAAGATAATTATTGGGAACTAGTAAATGTAAAAGGCGTGCTGCCGACGAAAAGGAGACGGCAGGCTTGCATCGTTCATAAGgacaaaatgtttttattcggTGGCACAAG cCCAGAGGCAAAGAAAAGTATTAGACCTGATAATCAAGATGACAATGAAACGTTGCTGGACAACAACGATCTCTATATTCTAGATCTAGCACCGACACTAAAAACGTTGTCGATACTAGCAGTGCTGGAATACAACCTGGACCAGTCCTCACTACCCCGCGATATTAT ATTGGACATCCGGAGCATGTCGACGCCGAATCGCATCAGCAGGCCCATAAACCAAGCGGGCTAA
- the LOC141432084 gene encoding DDB1- and CUL4-associated factor 13, whose translation MSKVKIKVISRNPEDYLRATKKDIQKLPRNYDPSLHPLEAPREYVRALNAVKLERVFAKPFIGSLDGHRDGVSSMAKHPSRLAVLASGAFDGEIRLWDLATKKCTRQFIAHEGWVRSICFTPNGKTFTSVGDDKTIKTWKAEVQDEEDEDPVSTLLSMSVVSGITHHRSKPLFATCGEHCQLWEKTRNEPIKVFKWGVDSLQHVSFNQVETNILSSCASDRSVILYDCRESGPLRRVVMELRPNTLAWNPMEAFIFTVANEDYNLYTFDMRRLKQPVNVHMDHTSAVIDVDYSPTGREFVSGSYDKTVRIFESLKGHSRDVYHTKRMQRLTCVKWSLDDKYVLTGSDEMNIRMWKARASEKLGVLKPRERTALNYSEALKEKFANHPQIRRIARHRHVPKHILNAQKELKTIKQKNKRKDANRRAHSKPGAVPHVAERQKHVVKEHE comes from the exons ATGTCtaaggttaaaataaaagttatcagCCGGAACCCAGAAGATTATCTTCGTGCGACTAAAAAGGATATTCAGAAAT TGCCAAGGAATTATGATCCTTCTTTACATCCGCTCGAAGCTCCACGTGAATATGTAAGAGCACTCAATGCCGTCAAACTAGAGAGGGTTTTCGCGAAACCTTTTATAGGAAGTCTTGACGGCCACAGAGATGGTGTGTCAAGCATGGCCAAGCATCCCAGCAGACTCGCAGTTCTAGCTAGCGGGGCTTTCGATGGCGAAATACGTCTCTGGGACTTGGCAACAAAAAAGTGTACAAGACAGTTTATAGCTCATGAAGGCTGGGTAAGAAGCATTTGCTTTACTCCAAACGGCAAAACTTTCACCAGTGTTGGTGATGATAAAACCATCAAGACTTGGAAAGCAGAAGTACAAGATGAAGAAGATGAGGATCCAGTTAGCACTCTCTTGAGTATGTCTGTGGTGTCTGGGATAACTCATCACAGGTCTAAACCTCTTTTTGCTACATGTGGCGAACATTGCCAGCTTTGggaaaaaacaagaaatgaaccCATAAAAGTCTTTAAATGGGGCGTAGACAGTCTTCAGCATGTATCATTCAATCAG gtAGAAACTAACATCCTCTCCTCATGTGCTAGTGACAGAAGTGTTATTCTGTATGATTGTCGTGAATCTGGGCCGTTGAGGCGAGTTGTGATGGAGTTGAGGCCAAATACCCTGGCCTGGAACCCTATGGAAGCTTTTATATTCACTGTGGCCAATGAAGATTACaa TTTATACACATTTGACATGAGAAGACTAAAGCAACCAGTAAATGTCCACATGGACCACACCTCAGCTGTGATTGACGTCGACTATTCACCTACTGGTAGAGAATTTGTATCCGGCAGTTATGACAAAACTGTTAGAATATTTGAAAGTCTTAAAGGTCACTCTCGTGATGTGTATCATACAAAGAGAATGCAGAGGTTGACTTGTGTTAAATGGTCCTTAGACGACAAATATGTGTTGACGGGTTCTGACGAAATGAATATAAGGATGTGGAAGGCTAGAGCCTCTGAGAAACTTGGCGTT ttgAAACCACGTGAAAGGACAGCTTTGAACTATTCTGAAGCTCTGAAGGAAAAATTCGCAAATCATCCGCAAATACGGCGGATAGCTCGACACAGGCATGTGCCAAAGCACATACTCAATGCACAGAAGGAACTCAAGACTATCAAACAAAAGAACAAGAGGAAGGATGCGAACCGACGAGCTCACAGCAAGCCGGGCGCGGTGCCTCATGTGGCTGAACGTCAAAAGCATGTTGTTAAGGAACATGAATAA